The following coding sequences lie in one Arachis hypogaea cultivar Tifrunner chromosome 4, arahy.Tifrunner.gnm2.J5K5, whole genome shotgun sequence genomic window:
- the LOC112794812 gene encoding uncharacterized protein, giving the protein MYDDESDQEPVDIIGDSDDDTAGNPPTQHGASSSGTQQYPPHFSTLNLEALGEQAADGGPTVGGSSTEFQIGQSFQNKEEAVLSVKDYNIRRGVEYRVIESDHLKYHGKCKEFGKGCTWLIRVALRARKGTWEVRRYNGPHTCLATSISSDHRQLDYHVICARILPLIRTDAAVTVKVLQQATEADYGFRPSYRKVWLAKQKAVAQIYGDWEESYAELPRWMLGVQSTMPGVVTVLKTSPVRVGGEVDESTVYFHRLFWTFPPCIKAFRHCKPLVSIDGTHLYGKYGGTLLIAIAQDGNSNILLIAFALVEGENAESWSFFLSNLRSHVTPQEGILVISDRHNGIKSALEAPKTGWLPPRAYRAYCIRHVAANFALTFKGKDARRMLVNAAYAKTEAEFYYWFDIMRYENPAMCDWANRMEYEKWTQHEDSGRRFGHMTTNISECVNSVLKGTRNLPVTSLVKSTYGRLAELFVIRGQRAEAQLGSGQEFCQALVKAMERNIRESRCFTVTLYDRHQSEYTVAETTPTGNFTLGSYRVSLKDQTCDCGHFQVLHYPCCHAIACCAYSRLNWASYVHEVYRMSEVFEVYKLGFVPPIPEGLWPPYAGPTVIPDPNMRRAKEGHPRATRIRGSMDRTADNLPKQCGLCRQPGHTKRSCD; this is encoded by the coding sequence ATGTATGATGATGAGTCTGACCAGGAGCCTGTAGATATCATTGGGGACAGTGATGATGACACAGCTGGCAATCCACCTACACAGCATGGGGCTTCAAGTTCTGGCACTCAGCAATACCCTCCACACTTCTCGACTCTAAACTTGGAGGCTCTGGGTGAACAGGCGGCTGATGGTGGTCCCACAGTTGGTGGGTCTTCTACGGAATTTCAGATTGGGCAGTCATTCCAAAATAAAGAAGAGGCTGTGTTGAGTGTGAAGGACTACAACATCCGTCGAGGTGTTGAGTACAGAGTCATCGAATCAGATCATCTGAAATATCATGGAAAATGCAAGGAGTTTGGCAAGGGTTGCACTTGGTTGATTCGTGTAGCGCTCCGTGCACGCAAGGGCACTTGGGAAGTTCGGAGGTACAACGGCCCACACACCTGCTTGGCTACGTCTATATCGAGTGATCACCGTCAGCTGGATTACCACGTTATTTGTGCGAGGATTCTTCCGTTGATTAGGACAGATGCTGCGGTTACGGTAAAGGTATTGCAACAAGCTACAGAAGCAGACTACGGTTTCAGGCCTAGTTACAGGAAGGTTTGGCTAGCCAAACAGAAGGCCGTGGCACAAATATATGGAGATTGGGAAGAGTCGTATGCGGAGTTGCCACGTTGGATGCTAGGGGTACAGTCTACCATGCCTGGGGTAGTTACTGTTCTGAAGACCTCTCCTGTTCGTGTTGGGGGTGAGGTTGATGAGTCCACAGTGTACTTTCATCGACTTTTCTGGACATTTCCACCGTGTATCAAGGCATTTCGGCATTGTAAGCCCCTCGTCAGTATTGATGGCACCCACttgtatggcaagtatggaggGACGCTACTAATTGCCATAGCGCAAGATGGGAACTCGAACATCCTTCTCATCGCATTCGCCCTTGTTGAGGGAGAAAATGCAGAGTCATGGTCTTTCTTCTTGTCCAACCTACGATCGCATGTAACGCCACAGGAGGGCATCCTTGTTATCTCTGATAGGCATAATGGCATCAAGTCAGCACTTGAGGCACCTAAGACTGGATGGCTACCTCCACGTGCCTATCGTGCCTACTGCATCCGTCATGTGGCTGCAAATTTTGCCCTTACCTTTAAAGGTAAGGATGCGAGGAGGATGTTGGTCAATGCTGCATATGCAAAAACTGAAGCAGAGTTTTATTATTGGTTTGACATCATGCGGTATGAGAATCCGGCAATGTGTGACTGGGCCAATCGGATGGAATACGAGAAGTGGACACAACACGAGGATAGTGGTCGACGGTTCGGGCACATGACAACCAACATTAGTGAATGTGTGAATTCCGTGTTAAAGGGAACTCGCAACCTCCCGGTGACATCGTTGGTTAAGTCAACGTACGGGAGACTTGCAGAGCTATTCGTTATCCGTGGACAGAGAGCGGAGGCACAACTCGGATCCGGGCAAGAGTTTTGTCAGGCTTTGGTTAAGGCTATGGAAAGGAACATTAGAGAATCAAGGTGCTTCACAGTGACGTTATACGACAGGCATCAATCCGAGTACACTGTGGCCGAGACAACACCGACTGGGAACTTTACTCTGGGTAGCTACAGAGTTTCCCTTAAGGACCAAACCTGCGATTGTGGCCACTTTCAGGTGCTCCACTATCCCTGTTGCCACGCTATAGCTTGTTGTGCCTACTCGCGCCTTAATTGGGCGTCCTATGTTCACGAGGTCTATCGTATGAGTGAGGTATTCGAGGTATACAAGCTGGGTTTTGTTCCGCCTATCCCAGAAGGGCTATGGCCCCCCTATGCTGGTCCAACCGTCATTCCCGATCCTAACATGAGGCGTGCAAAGGAAGGTCATCCGAGGGCAACCAGGATCCGTGGTAGTATGGATCGGACTGCCGATAACCTGCCGAAGCAATGTGGACTATGCCGTCAGCCTGGGCATACGAAGCGGAGCTGTGACTAG
- the LOC112796672 gene encoding probable inorganic phosphate transporter 1-9, whose translation MARKKLKVLSALDTAKTQYYHFKAIIVAGMGLFTDAYDLFSITLITKMIGRVYYDDRAGNKQYVTPPVIVSALVAVALLGTAIGQVVFGRLGDLKGRRRVYGLALLLMVFGSLGSGFSICIKRTCVLLSLGLFRFLLGLGIGGDYPLSSTIMSEFANKKTRGSFIAAVFSMQGFGILASATVTIVVSSIFRHAPGAKEKQHTAAAADFAWRLILMLGSVPAALTYYWRMMMPETARYTALVENNVMQAAKDMEKVMDISITQIIEETSPTSSVSSHSDYSLFSKEFFRRHGRDLFACSFNWFLVDIVFYSSNLFQSHIYRIKLKDKHNLDVYQEAIDTAKLQAIIAVCSTIPGYFFSVYFIDRVGRVKIQMMGFFFMALAFFAMGVPYYSYWTTDDGNKPRDNGFLVLYGVAFFFANFGPNTTTFIVPAELFPARFRSTCHGISGAVGKIGAIIGSVGFLWASRDQKERDQDGVHVVGIGMVASLCMLGGVCLVGVVTTFLFTKETMGRSLEENECESEEIT comes from the exons ATGGCGAGAAAGAAGTTGAAGGTGCTTTCAGCTCTTGACACGGCAAAGACACAATACTATCACTTCAAGGCCATTATAGTTGCCGGGATGGGTCTCTTCACCGATGCCTACGACCTCTTCTCCATCACCCTTATCACCAAGATGATCGGAAGGGTCTACTACGACGACCGTGCCGGAAACAAGCAATATGTAACCCCGCCGGTGATTGTGTCTGCCTTGGTGGCCGTTGCCCTACTAGGAACGGCCATCGGGCAAGTTGTGTTTGGTAGACTCGGTGACCTTAAAGGTCGTCGCCGGGTCTACGGGCTTGCTTTGTTGCTAATGGTGTTTGGCTCCTTGGGCAGTGGTTTCTCCATTTGTATCAAAAGAACATGCGTTCTCCTCAGTCTAGGTCTCTTCag GTTCTTGCTGGGGCTAGGGATTGGAGGAGACTACCCTCTTTCATCAACAATCATGTCTGAATTTGCCAACAAAAAGACAAGAGGCTCTTTTATAGCGGCGGTTTTTTCCATGCAAGGTTTCGGCATATTAGCAAGCGCCACCGTCACCATAGTGGTGTCTTCCATATTCCGCCACGCCCCCGGTGCTAAGGAAAAACAACACACGGCGGCAGCGGCCGACTTCGCATGGAGGTTGATCCTCATGCTGGGGTCAGTCCCGGCGGCGTTGACTTACTACTGGCGAATGATGATGCCCGAAACTGCCAGGTAC ACAGCATTAGTGGAAAATAATGTGATGCAAGCAGCAAAGGACATGGAAAAAGTTATGGATATCTCCATCACCCAGATTATCGAAGAAACTTCACCAACTTCATCAGTCTCATCACATTCTGACTACTCACTCTTTTCCAAGGAATTCTTTCGTCGACATGGCCGCGACCTCTTTGCGTGTTCCTTCAACTGGTTTCTAGTGGACATTGTGTTCTACAGCAGCAACCTCTTCCAATCTCATATATACAGAATCAAACTCAAAGACAAACACAATCTTGACGTGTATCAAGAAGCCATTGATACCGCTAAGCTCCAAGCAATCATTGCTGTTTGTTCCACCATCCCCGGCTACTTCTTCTCGGTGTATTTCATCGACCGTGTCGGAAGAGTTAAGATCCAAATGATGGGTTTCTTTTTCATGGCATTGGCGTTTTTCGCTATGGGAGTTCCTTATTATTCATATTGGACCACTGATGATGGAAACAAGCCTAGGGATAACGGTTTCTTGGTCCTCTATGGGGTCGCATTCTTCTTCGCCAATTTCGGACCCAACACGACGACTTTTATCGTCCCGGCCGAACTTTTTCCGGCTAGGTTTAGGTCGACGTGCCATGGGATTTCTGGAGCAGTTGGCAAGATTGGTGCAATCATTGGATCAGTAGGATTTCTTTGGGCTTCTCGCGACCAGAAGGAGCGAGATCAAGATGGGGTTCATGTGGTTGGAATTGGAATGGTGGCTTCTTTGTGCATGCTTGGAGGGGTTTGCTTGGTGGGCGTGGTTACCACCTTTTTGTTTACCAAGGAAACCATGGGAAGGTCCTTGGAAGAGAATGAGTGTGAGTCTGAAGAGATTACATAA
- the LOC112796673 gene encoding beta-glucosidase 11 isoform X1, whose translation MAKSTILKHRMVEQEDVKLMVGTGLDAYRLSISWSRLIPNGRGPINPKGLQFYNNLINELISSGIQPHVTLHNYDLPQALEDEYGDGLVLKSYEDWAATQRAHDFFIELSLEPSLSRTLMEANDYGCIPEALTVVAMLSAETTLLPGQRSTDTKKFITSRCDKGGILACIYWCCA comes from the exons ATGGCTAAATCCACCATTCTCAAGCATAGAATGGTTGAACAG gaagatgtAAAACTCATGGTGGGAACAGGCCTTGATGCCTATAGGTTATCCATTTCTTGGTCAAGATTGATTCCAA ATGGTAGAGGACCCATTAATCCCAAGGGATTGCAATTCTATAACAATCTCATCAATGAACTCATTAGTAGTG GAATCCAACCACATGTAACACTACACAATTATGATCTTCCACAGGCACTCGAAGATGAATATGGGGATGGATTAGTCCTAAAATCAT ATGAAGACTGGGCAGCCACTCAAAGAGCCCATGATTTTTTTATTG AGCTTTCATTAGAACCTTCCTTATCACGAACCTTGATGGAGGCAAATGATTATGGTTGCATACCTGAGGCTTTGACTGTTGTTGCCATGTTATCAGCTGAAACTACATTGCTTCCAGGACAGAg GTCAACGGACACAAAGAAATTCATCACTTCAAGATGTGACAAGGGTGGAATACTTGCATGTATATATTGGTGTTGTGCTTGA
- the LOC112796673 gene encoding beta-glucosidase 11 isoform X2 — MVGTGLDAYRLSISWSRLIPNGRGPINPKGLQFYNNLINELISSGIQPHVTLHNYDLPQALEDEYGDGLVLKSYEDWAATQRAHDFFIELSLEPSLSRTLMEANDYGCIPEALTVVAMLSAETTLLPGQRSTDTKKFITSRCDKGGILACIYWCCA, encoded by the exons ATGGTGGGAACAGGCCTTGATGCCTATAGGTTATCCATTTCTTGGTCAAGATTGATTCCAA ATGGTAGAGGACCCATTAATCCCAAGGGATTGCAATTCTATAACAATCTCATCAATGAACTCATTAGTAGTG GAATCCAACCACATGTAACACTACACAATTATGATCTTCCACAGGCACTCGAAGATGAATATGGGGATGGATTAGTCCTAAAATCAT ATGAAGACTGGGCAGCCACTCAAAGAGCCCATGATTTTTTTATTG AGCTTTCATTAGAACCTTCCTTATCACGAACCTTGATGGAGGCAAATGATTATGGTTGCATACCTGAGGCTTTGACTGTTGTTGCCATGTTATCAGCTGAAACTACATTGCTTCCAGGACAGAg GTCAACGGACACAAAGAAATTCATCACTTCAAGATGTGACAAGGGTGGAATACTTGCATGTATATATTGGTGTTGTGCTTGA